CCGTAGATTGCCAGCGACCTATGCCGGACTGGCCTTCGCCGGCGTCGCGTTCGGGGTTTTCCTGCCCTTTCTGCCACCGTCGTCCCTCGGCATCGGGCTGGACTCCGCCGGCGTCGGCTTCGGCATCGGCTGCCTTTGGGCGCTGTTTGCCACCGGTCCCATTCTGCGGCGCAGCGGCGCTTATTCCTTTGGCGATCTTATCGCATCGCGGTTTCCGCATCTATTGGTCCGCGTTCCGATCGTTCTTGTGATGGGGTTTTGCGCCGGCTGCATCGCGCTCGGCGGCGATGAAATCGCCTTGCGCGGCCTTATCGCAGCGACAGGTGTCAACCGCGCCCTCGGCGCCCCCATCGTCGCCGGCCTACTCATTCTCCTCATCGTCCCAGCCGGACTTTCCGGAGTCGTCTGGACCGCGGCCGCAGCCACCGTCGTCACAACACTCGCACTCATATTGCCCCTCGGCCGCGATCTGCTTTCCGGCGCCCCAATGGCCTTCCCGATCTTCGGCGACCAGGCGGTCTGGACACAAGCGGTCGCGCATTTCGCGGTTTTGACGGACGCATCCAGGCAGACCGCTTTTCGACCGGGGCTCGTCGTTGCGATCGGCCTCGGCGTCGCGACGCTGGCGCCGCTGTTCGGAGCGACAATCGCGACCAGGGACGAAGGCGCCGCTTGGCGCAGCGGCCTGATCGGCATGATCTGGCTCGCGCTCGGCACGCTTCTCATGGCCGCGACCATCGCCGGCGCTACCCTGGCGCTGCAAAATGCCGTCGGCGATCGTCCGCCCGCCGCATTGCCGCGCGCCATTCTCGCGGCGAGCGCGCAAGGCGATATTGCACTTTGTGGCGTGCATTCGAGCGACCCCGTCGTCCTCGACTTGGCTTGCCGCGCCAATACCGGAAGCGATCAGCCGCGGCCGGCGTGGCAGCATATGCGGACCAATGCTCGCTATCTGCTCCGGAGTCTGCCTTTCTTGCGCGGGTCGGAACCGACACTGACGCGGCTCGCCGCGGCCTTCATGATCGTGCTCGGCATCGCCACCGCCGCCGCCGGAATCCAATGCCTCGCCACCGCCCTCAGCCATGACATTCTGCATCCACGGCGACAGCAATTTGCCGTGGTGAGTCGGCGCCTTGCAATCACCCGTCTATTGACGATCGCCGCCAGCATCCTCGTGAGCCTTTGGCTTGCCCGGCACAGCGTCGATGTCCCAGTTCTGTTCACCTTCGCGCTGATGCTTTCGGCGGCGCTCGTCGCCCCGCTTCTCGTGCTGGCCCTTATGCCGCAGCCAACGTCGATCGGCGCCTTGGCCGCGCTTTGTCTCGCCACCTTCGTGACGGCACATTTTGCTCTCTTCGGCACCATGACAACATCGGCCGACGAATTCGCCGCCAACGCGATCTTCGCCGCCGTCGACGGCATAGCCGTCGGGCTCTTCGTCACCTTTTTGCCGAAACGCAAGAACGCCTCATAGAGCTAGAGCGTTCTCCCCAAGAAAGCCGTCATGCGCGGACTTGATCCGCGAGGCCGCGCCGATCTGCCGTCATTGCGAGCGAAGCGAAGCAATCCAGACTCGTTCTGGCGTTTCCGGATTGCCTCGTCGCTGCGCTTCTCGCAATGACGCCGGGGCTCATCCGCTCACCTCTCGTTCGCCGCCAAAAGATCCGCCTGATGCTGGGTGATCAGCGGATCGATGATCTCGTCGAGGGCTTCGCCGGCAATCACCTTGTCGAGCTTGTAGAGCGTCAGATTGATCCGATGATCGCTCACCCGCCCTTGCGGAAAATTATAGGTGCGGATGCGCTCGGACCGATCGCCGGAGCCGACTTGCGAGCGGCGGTCCGCGGCCCGCTCGGCATCGAGCTTCTGCCTTTGCATGTCATAGAGCTTTGTGCGCAAGAGCCCCATCGCCCGCGCCCTATTCTTATGCTGCGAACGTTCGTCCTGGACGAAAACGATCGTATTCGTCGGAAGATGCGTAATGCGAATCGCCGATTCGGTCTTATTGACATGCTGGCCGCCGGCGCCTTGCGCGCGCATCGTATCGATCTTGAGGTCGGCCTCGTTGATGTCGATATCGACATCTTCCGCCTCGGGCAGCACGGCGACCGTCGCCGCCGATGTGTGGATGCGGCCTTGCGTTTCGGTGTCCGGCACACGCTGGACGCGATGCGCGCCCGACTCGAATTTGAGCCGCGCAAATACGCCGCGCCCTTCGATTTCGACGATAATTTCCTTGAAGCCGCCCATCGTGCCTTCATTGGCCGAGAGAACTTCGACCCGCCAGCCCCTGAGTTCGGCGTAGCGCTGATACATGCGGAAGAGATCGCCGGCAAAGAGCGCTGCTTCGTCACCGCCGGTGCCGGCACGAATTTCGAGAATGGCGCTCTTTTCGTCGGCCGCATCCTTCGGCAAAAGCGCCAATCGCAGCTCGTTTTCGAAGACGGCGAGCCGGGCTTTCGCTTCGTCATGTTCGGTTTCGGCGAGCGCCCGCATCTCCGCGTCGAGGCCGGGTTCGGCCAGCAAAGCCGCGATGCCCTGGATCTCCTTCACTTCATTGCGATAGTCGCGGATCGCCGCGACGACGGCGTCGAGCTCCGCAAGCTCCCGCGACAGCGCGACGAAAGTCGCAGAGTCCGGGCCAACGGCGAGCCGGTCCGAGATTTCGGCATGGCGGCGCAAGATGAGATCGAGTTTTTCTTCTGGCAACATGATGATGAGACATGGGACGTTGGCCCGGCGCGCGCAATAGAAATACGCTCGTGCCGCCGAGCTAGACCGGAATATGATGCGCTTCGGCGAATTTGCGCAGCTGCGCGCGCAGCGACGGGCCGCCATCGGAGGCCTCTAGAAGCGATGTCACAAAACCCGATACCGCGGCAAGATCGGTGGCGAGGACCATCGCCTTCACGGGGCCGATGCTGGCCGGCGACATCGAGAGCCCGCGGTAGCCGATCGCCATGAGTGCCAGCGCCTCGATCGGCTGGCCTCCCATCTCACCGCAAAGGCTCAAGGGTGTGTTATGCGCCGCGGCCTTGGCGACGATGCGCCGCAATGCCCGCAAGACCGGCACCGACAATGAATCATAGCGCGAGGCGACCCGCTTATTGTCGCGGTCGGCGGCAAAAAGATATTGCACGAGATCATTGGTCCCGACCGAGAGAAAGTCGGCGCGCGCGCAGAGCTCGTCCAACTGCCAGAGCAAGGCCGGAACTTCCAGCATGACGCCGAGCTTGAATTCACCGGGCACGACGCGACCATGCCGCTTCAGATAGGCGACTTCGCGCGCAACGAGGGCCTTCGCGCGCTCGAATTCGTCGATGGTCGCGATCATCGGAAACATGATCCGCAATTCCCGGCCCGCCGCGGCCCGCAGCAGCGAGCGTAGCTGCATCCGCAATAGCCCCGGTCGATCGAGGCCGATTCGAATCGCACGCCAGCCGAGCGCCGGATTCTCTTCTTCGACCTTGGTCATATAAGGCAGCACCTTATCGGAACCGATGTCGAGCGTGCGGAAGGTGATCGGCTTGCCCCCCGCCTCGGCGAAAGCGGCTTTGTAGAAAGCTTCCTGCTCCCGCATCCGCGGGAATTTCGAGACCACCATGAATTGGATCTCGGTGCGAAACAGGCCGATCGACGTGGCGCCGGTCTCCGCCATATGCTGGAGATCGACCAAAAGCCCAGCGTTCATATGCAGCCCGATCGCCACACCGTCCTTGGTGACCGCCGGCACATCGCGCAGTTTGTGATATTGCTCCTGCCGACGCGCGCGCAGCCGCGCCTTTTCGGCATAAGCATGTTCGACATCGGGCGGCGGACGCACATGCACAGAACCGGTGGCGCCGTCGACGATCAAGGCATCGCCCAGCTCGACGAAATCGATAATATTGGCGACTTCACCGACGGCCGGTATGCCGAGCGCCCGCGCGACGATGGCGACATGGCTCGAAGCGCCAGCATCTTCGAGCACCAGGCCGCGCAGCTTCGAACGATCGTAATCGAGAAGCGCCGCCGGCCCCATGGTGCGGGCAACGATGATCGCGTTGTCCGGCAGATCGGCCTGCGCCGTCACGAAGCTGCGGCCGGTGAGTTGATGCAGCAGGCGATTAGCAAGATCGTCGAGATCATGCAGCCGTTCGCGCATATAGGGATCGGTCTGGCGCTGCAATTTGGCGCGCGCGTCATTCTGCACGCGTTCCACCGCGGCTTCCGCGGTCAGCCCCGTGGCAACGGCCTCGCGCAGCCGCCGGATCCAGCCGCGGTCATGCGCGAACATGCGAAACGCTTCCAGGACTTCGCGATGCTCGCCTGGCCCGATGTCGCCGCCCTCGATCAGGCGATCGATCGACTGACGCATGGCGCCGATCGCCGTGTCGAGCCTGTCAAATTCCTTTTTCGCGTCTTCGGCGACGAGTTGTTTGACGGTGATGCGCGGTTCATGCAGGACGACATGGCCAAGCCCGACGCCATCGGCGATCGGCACGCCTTGCAGCGCCAGCGGCCGATGCAGCGCAATATCAACATCCGGGAGCCCGATCGACTGCAGTTCGCCGGAGGCGATCATTTCGGCGAGCAGCATCGCCGTCGTCTGCAGCGCCTCGACTTCCTCCTCGGGATAGAGACGCCGGGCGCGATTTTGCACGACGAGGACGCCGAGCGTATTGCCGCCGCGCAAGATCGGCACGCCGAGGAAGGAGGAATAGATCTCTTCGCCGGTTTCCGGCCGATAGGAGAAGGAAGGATGATGCTGCGCATCGGCCAGTGCCAGTGGCTCGGCCGTTTCGGCGATCAGACCAACGAGACCTTCGCCGGCACGCATCGTGGTGAGATGGACCGCTTCGCGATTGAGGCCTTCGGTCGCAAAAAGCTCGAGTCGGCCATCTGCCCGCAGCACATAGACCGAGCAAACTTCCGCGACCATATTGGCCGCGATGTGCGTAACGATCTTGTCGAGGCGTTCCTGCGGGCTGATCGGCTCCGCCATGACTTCGCGGAGTCGGCGCAGCAAAAGACGCGGTCCGCCGAGAGGGCCAAGCATGGCTGTTTCCTTCTCGGGCCGTTGGGCCTCATAGTCACGGATCGGCAAACCGGATCATCCAAAAAAGCGCTTTTCTGGGCGCGATGGTCCGATTCGAGCGAATTTACCAGCTTCCTCCGAATCAACCTCCACCATAGGCTTGGCGCCCGTCCGCGTGGGGAAAAATCGGTCCGCCTTCCCCAAAGACGCCCGACTCACTTCTCTTTAATACGATATTCTCACCTCGGTCATGCGTAATGATCGCCAAAACGCCTTCCAAAATTGGGCAACGGCCAGCTCGCGCAGAGCCCCACATCCGGCCGCTTGCACACCTGCATTCGCCTTCCTCTAAACGGCAAGCAAGGCAAAACTACAAGCGGAGTTCCGCGGTGTCACCCTGGCCGTCCAAATAAGCCGGCCGTTTTCGGTGAAGCGGCAATAATTAGAGCGCATTCGAACGAATCTGAGAATGCAAGCCCCGGACCGCAAGCTCCATCCGCATCTATGCATCGCATAGGCAGGTGGCGGGTTCAGGCTTTGTCGAGACCGTAGAGCGCATGCAGCGTGCGCACCGCCAATTCCGTATAGGCCGCATCGATCAGCACGGAGAATTTAATCTCGGATGTCGTGATGGCGCGAATGTTGATGCCCTTTTCGGCAAGCGCGCTGAAGGCGCGCGCAGCGACGCCGGCATGGCTGCGCATGCCGATCCCGATCGCCGAAATTTTCACGACATCATTGGCGCCTTGCAGCGCAGCATAGCCGATCGCCGGTTTCGCCTTTTCAAGGATCAGACGCGCCCGATCGAAATCCGCGATCGGCACCGTGAAGGTAATATCGGTCGCGACCGTATCGTCGGAGGCGACCTGGACGATCATATCGACATTGATATTGGCTTCGGCGAGCGGCATGAAAACGGCCGCCGCGACGCCAGGCCGATCGGCGACTCGGCGCAAGGTGATCTGCGCCTCGTCGCGCGAGAAGGCGATGCCGGTGACGACCTGCTGCTCCACAATATCCTCCTCGCTGCAAATCAAGGTGCCGGGCTGCGGATTTTCCGGATCGTCGAAGGACGAGCGCACGAAGGTTTTCACCCCATGAACCATCGCAAGCTCGACGGAACGCACCTGCATCACCTTGGCGCCGAGCGACGCCATTTCAAGCATTTCCTCGAAGGCGACGCGGTCGAGCCGGCGCGCCTTGGGAACGATGCGCGGATCGGTCGTATAGACGCCGTCGACATCGGTATAAATGTCGCAACGGTCGGCCTTGATCGCGGCGGCGATTGCAACGGCGCTCGTATCCGAGCCGCCGCGGCCGAGCGTCGTGATCCGCCCGGTCTCCTTATGCAGCCCTTGAAACCCGGCAATGACGGCAATTTCATTGCGCAGGGCAAAGCCGTCGAGGATCGCCGAGCCGTCGATATCGGCGATCCGCGCCCCGCCATGCGCTCCGCTGGTGAGAATGGGAATCTGCCAGCCGAGCCAGGAGCGCGCGGCAAGTCCCTTCTCTTGCAAAGCAATAGCGAGGAGCCCAGCGGTCACCTGCTCGCCCGAGGCGACGACCGCATCATATTCGCGCTGATCATAATGTTTCGACGCGTCCTTGCACCATGAGACAAGCTCATTGGTCTTGCCCGACATGGCGGAGACGACGACGGCCACCGAATGGCCGGCGGCAGCTTCGCGTTGGACGTGGCGCGCGACATTGCGGATGCGCTCCATGTCGGCGACGGACGTGCCGCCAAATTTCATCACGAGGCGGGCCATAGAGTCCCGATAGACTTTCTTTCGATCAGCGACGGATATGCAGGGAGGAGCGCTGGGGGGCTCGCGCCTTTGCGATGAGGCGCGTATACATGACCATCCTGGCGACGCAAAGATATTTCACCTTTCGGTCGATCTGGAGAAGGACCTACATGCTCTCGAAAGAGGCCAAACAAGCGGCGCCGAGCGTCGATCCAGACGATGTCGCCCGCTTCGACCGGCTAGGCGAGGAATGGTGGAATCCGCGCGGCCCGATGCGGGCGCTGCATCAGTTCAATCCGTCAAGGATTAACTATCTGCGCAAACTCGTCGAACGCCGCCAGGGCCGGCGGCAAGGCCGCGCCGCGACAGACCGGGCGCAGCCGCTGGAAGGGCTCGAGATTCTCGATATCGGCTGCGGCGGCGGCCTTTTATCCGAAGCTTTGAGCCGGCTGGGCGCCAAGATGACCGCCATCGATCCGGCGCCCACCAATATTGAAGTGGCGCGCCGGCACGCGGAAGCGTCCGGGCTGAACATCGGTTATCTATGCACCACGGCAGAAGCCCTTGCGGCCGAACATAAAAGCTTCGACCTGGTGCTGGCCATGGAAGTCATCGAGCATGTCCGCGATGTCGGCGGTTTCATCAAGATTGCCGCCGGCATGGTACGGCCGGGGGGGATGCTTGTGGCGGCGACACTCAATCGCACCTTGAAAAGCTATGCGCTCGCCATTCTCGGCGCGGAATATGTTCTGCAATGGGTTCCAAAGGGCACCCATAGATGGGCGCAATTCGTGAAGCCGCAGGAACTCGCCGCGGCGTTGCGCAGCGCCGGTCTGCACATCTTTGACGAAACCGGCATCGGCTATGACCCGTTCGACGGGACATGGCGCGAAAGCCGCGACATGGATGTCAATTATGTCATGGCGGCCGAGCGGAAAAGCCCGGCGACGAGCGCGTAACGCATCCTGAGCCGAGCTTAAACAAAATGTTATATTGTTTCCAAGCCGATCCGTGCATAGTGCCGGCCTGTGCGTAGCATCGATTTGGACAGATCGGGGTCGCCATCGAGGCCAGTCTCCCATACCTTGGCGTCCTGCCGAGGCGCGGCTTGGTGTCGGGCAGAGCGTCGCCCATGGTCCAGATCTACGGCCCGAACGAACGAGGTTAGGCCCTCGCGTGAATCTCTTAAGCACGCCAAAAACTTTTGCTCAGGCGCGTACCGCTCCCGGATCCGCCGCGCATTCGGCCTATCGCCCCGACATTGACGGACTGCGCGCCATCGCCGCCCTCGCCGTGGTCCTCAGCCATGCCCGCGTCGCCGGTTTTTCCGGCGGCTTTATCGGGGTCGATGTCTTCTTCGTCATCTCCGGCTTTCTGATCTTCCGTAATCTCGATCAGGCGCGGCAGGCCGGGACCTTCAGCTTCTGGGGGTTTTATGGGCGTCGGCTGCGGCGCACGCTGCCGGCCCTTTATCTCGTCGCTGCCGTGACCTTGGCCGTTGGCATTTTCGTGCTGATGCCCGGCGATCTCGACGCGCTCGCCTGGAGCCTTGTCGCGACCCTACTCTTCGTGCCGAATATTCTGTTTCTGACGCAGACCGGCTATTTCGACCATACGGCCATGTCGAAGCCGTTGCTTCATACCTGGAGCCTTGGTGTCGAAGAGCAGTTTTATGCCTTGGCGCCGCTTTTGCCGTTGGCTCTCAGCCGTCTCGGCCGCCGCGCCCGCGCCATCGTCTTGCTGAGCCTCTTCGCCGCAGGCCTCATTTTCTGTGCCGCGCTGCAGCGCACCGCGCCGGAGGCGGCCTTCTATCTCATGCCGACACGCCTATGGGAATTTCTCGCCGGCTGCCTCGTCGCCGAGCAGGTCTTTCCCGCCCTCCGCAGTCGCTGGCTCGCGGAGGCCGCGGCCGGACTTTCCCTCTTCGTCCTTCTCGCCTCGATCGGACTTTTCAACAGCACGACCCCGCATCCGGGGCTGCTCACCGCGCTGCCTTGCCTCGCGACGGCGGCACTGATCCATATCGGCAGCACCAAGATCACGCTCGTCGGCCGCGTTCTGAGCCATCGCATTTTGGTCGGGATGGGGCTGATCTCCTATTCGCTCTATCTCTGGCATTGGCCGCTGCTCGTCTTCATGCGCTATGCGGAAGTACCGGCCTCGCCCGCCATCCTGCTCGCGGCCGGCGGCCTGCTCCTTAGCCTGTCCGTCCTGTCCTGGCGCTTCGTCGAAACGCCTTTCCGCGCCCAAGGCTCGCCTTTGCGGAAGGCTGCGGGGTTCCTCTTGCCGGCGACGGCGCTTGCCCTCACCGCGGCGAGCGTGATGGTGAGCGTCGGGCAGGGCCTGCCGGGGC
The window above is part of the Methylovirgula sp. HY1 genome. Proteins encoded here:
- the ubiG gene encoding bifunctional 2-polyprenyl-6-hydroxyphenol methylase/3-demethylubiquinol 3-O-methyltransferase UbiG yields the protein MLSKEAKQAAPSVDPDDVARFDRLGEEWWNPRGPMRALHQFNPSRINYLRKLVERRQGRRQGRAATDRAQPLEGLEILDIGCGGGLLSEALSRLGAKMTAIDPAPTNIEVARRHAEASGLNIGYLCTTAEALAAEHKSFDLVLAMEVIEHVRDVGGFIKIAAGMVRPGGMLVAATLNRTLKSYALAILGAEYVLQWVPKGTHRWAQFVKPQELAAALRSAGLHIFDETGIGYDPFDGTWRESRDMDVNYVMAAERKSPATSA
- a CDS encoding aspartate kinase; its protein translation is MARLVMKFGGTSVADMERIRNVARHVQREAAAGHSVAVVVSAMSGKTNELVSWCKDASKHYDQREYDAVVASGEQVTAGLLAIALQEKGLAARSWLGWQIPILTSGAHGGARIADIDGSAILDGFALRNEIAVIAGFQGLHKETGRITTLGRGGSDTSAVAIAAAIKADRCDIYTDVDGVYTTDPRIVPKARRLDRVAFEEMLEMASLGAKVMQVRSVELAMVHGVKTFVRSSFDDPENPQPGTLICSEEDIVEQQVVTGIAFSRDEAQITLRRVADRPGVAAAVFMPLAEANINVDMIVQVASDDTVATDITFTVPIADFDRARLILEKAKPAIGYAALQGANDVVKISAIGIGMRSHAGVAARAFSALAEKGINIRAITTSEIKFSVLIDAAYTELAVRTLHALYGLDKA
- the ptsP gene encoding phosphoenolpyruvate--protein phosphotransferase translates to MLGPLGGPRLLLRRLREVMAEPISPQERLDKIVTHIAANMVAEVCSVYVLRADGRLELFATEGLNREAVHLTTMRAGEGLVGLIAETAEPLALADAQHHPSFSYRPETGEEIYSSFLGVPILRGGNTLGVLVVQNRARRLYPEEEVEALQTTAMLLAEMIASGELQSIGLPDVDIALHRPLALQGVPIADGVGLGHVVLHEPRITVKQLVAEDAKKEFDRLDTAIGAMRQSIDRLIEGGDIGPGEHREVLEAFRMFAHDRGWIRRLREAVATGLTAEAAVERVQNDARAKLQRQTDPYMRERLHDLDDLANRLLHQLTGRSFVTAQADLPDNAIIVARTMGPAALLDYDRSKLRGLVLEDAGASSHVAIVARALGIPAVGEVANIIDFVELGDALIVDGATGSVHVRPPPDVEHAYAEKARLRARRQEQYHKLRDVPAVTKDGVAIGLHMNAGLLVDLQHMAETGATSIGLFRTEIQFMVVSKFPRMREQEAFYKAAFAEAGGKPITFRTLDIGSDKVLPYMTKVEEENPALGWRAIRIGLDRPGLLRMQLRSLLRAAAGRELRIMFPMIATIDEFERAKALVAREVAYLKRHGRVVPGEFKLGVMLEVPALLWQLDELCARADFLSVGTNDLVQYLFAADRDNKRVASRYDSLSVPVLRALRRIVAKAAAHNTPLSLCGEMGGQPIEALALMAIGYRGLSMSPASIGPVKAMVLATDLAAVSGFVTSLLEASDGGPSLRAQLRKFAEAHHIPV
- the prfA gene encoding peptide chain release factor 1, which codes for MIMLPEEKLDLILRRHAEISDRLAVGPDSATFVALSRELAELDAVVAAIRDYRNEVKEIQGIAALLAEPGLDAEMRALAETEHDEAKARLAVFENELRLALLPKDAADEKSAILEIRAGTGGDEAALFAGDLFRMYQRYAELRGWRVEVLSANEGTMGGFKEIIVEIEGRGVFARLKFESGAHRVQRVPDTETQGRIHTSAATVAVLPEAEDVDIDINEADLKIDTMRAQGAGGQHVNKTESAIRITHLPTNTIVFVQDERSQHKNRARAMGLLRTKLYDMQRQKLDAERAADRRSQVGSGDRSERIRTYNFPQGRVSDHRINLTLYKLDKVIAGEALDEIIDPLITQHQADLLAANER
- a CDS encoding acyltransferase family protein, which codes for MNLLSTPKTFAQARTAPGSAAHSAYRPDIDGLRAIAALAVVLSHARVAGFSGGFIGVDVFFVISGFLIFRNLDQARQAGTFSFWGFYGRRLRRTLPALYLVAAVTLAVGIFVLMPGDLDALAWSLVATLLFVPNILFLTQTGYFDHTAMSKPLLHTWSLGVEEQFYALAPLLPLALSRLGRRARAIVLLSLFAAGLIFCAALQRTAPEAAFYLMPTRLWEFLAGCLVAEQVFPALRSRWLAEAAAGLSLFVLLASIGLFNSTTPHPGLLTALPCLATAALIHIGSTKITLVGRVLSHRILVGMGLISYSLYLWHWPLLVFMRYAEVPASPAILLAAGGLLLSLSVLSWRFVETPFRAQGSPLRKAAGFLLPATALALTAASVMVSVGQGLPGRFPATIASVARFYDYSDLHPYREGRCFITSKNALRDYDRATCLRIDPKRRNVLLMGDSHAAHLWTALRDGWPGTNFLQATASGCMPLLGAQGAHRCTAMMADMLHHFVPSHKLDGVILSGFWEPSEIPQLKATIAYLKPLVGHVTVFGPIIRYDEPLATLLAKSLLHGDLGDVKKHEVDDIAGLDAQMQKAIAPLATYVSIYQAICPGGACQLFAAPGVPMQFDYHHLTRQGAARLMQDIRARQNLRF